The following are encoded together in the Bradyrhizobium genosp. L genome:
- a CDS encoding ABC transporter substrate-binding protein yields MKLLSCILGASLAVATCSTVLAEPRAIKIGVLNDASGPYSDNAGEGSVTAARMAAEDFMRQHPDFKVEIISADHQNKADVGAAIARRWVEQEKVDAVADVPNSAVGLAVNEVVRGGKAALIASSAASSDLTGKYCSPNTIQWTFDTWAASHTLGSYLVRHGGRKWYFIATDNALGKSMVRDGTAVIGAGGGTVLGSVNVPINNADYASFILQADSSGADVIAFATAGGDTVSLIKQSAEFGLKQNGRTFAALLTTTNDVEASGLAVGQGLVITQPFYWDLNDASRAWSAKFTERQHGQSPTAFHAGVYSSVSAYLNAALAAGTNDAQPVIAKLKEKPIDDALFGPVVVRADGRAIHNMYILKVKDPKSSKSKWDILENVGVLSGPEAFRPVDQGGCALVEQSKSN; encoded by the coding sequence ATGAAACTCCTTTCTTGCATTCTCGGAGCCTCTCTCGCCGTTGCGACGTGCTCGACGGTGCTTGCCGAGCCGCGCGCGATAAAGATCGGCGTGCTCAACGACGCCTCGGGTCCGTATTCGGACAACGCCGGCGAAGGTTCGGTGACAGCGGCCAGGATGGCGGCCGAGGACTTCATGCGACAGCATCCGGACTTCAAGGTCGAGATCATCTCGGCCGATCACCAGAACAAGGCGGATGTCGGCGCGGCGATTGCGCGGCGCTGGGTCGAGCAGGAAAAGGTCGACGCGGTGGCCGACGTGCCCAACTCGGCTGTCGGTCTCGCCGTCAACGAGGTCGTTCGCGGCGGCAAGGCGGCGCTGATCGCCTCCAGCGCGGCCTCGTCGGATCTGACCGGCAAATATTGTTCGCCCAACACGATCCAATGGACCTTCGACACCTGGGCGGCCTCGCACACGCTCGGCAGCTATCTGGTGCGTCACGGCGGCAGGAAGTGGTACTTCATCGCGACCGACAACGCGCTCGGCAAATCGATGGTGCGCGACGGCACCGCGGTGATCGGCGCGGGCGGTGGCACCGTGCTCGGCTCGGTCAATGTGCCGATCAACAATGCGGACTATGCCTCGTTCATCCTGCAAGCGGACTCCTCGGGCGCCGATGTGATCGCCTTCGCGACCGCCGGCGGCGACACGGTGAGCCTGATCAAGCAGTCCGCCGAGTTCGGGCTGAAGCAGAACGGCCGGACCTTCGCCGCGCTGCTGACCACCACCAACGACGTCGAAGCCAGCGGGCTTGCGGTCGGGCAGGGACTCGTGATCACCCAGCCGTTCTATTGGGACCTGAACGACGCCAGCCGCGCCTGGTCGGCGAAATTCACGGAGCGGCAGCACGGCCAATCGCCGACCGCGTTCCACGCCGGCGTGTATTCGTCGGTATCAGCCTATCTCAACGCGGCGCTGGCAGCGGGAACCAACGACGCCCAGCCGGTGATCGCGAAGCTGAAGGAAAAGCCGATCGATGACGCGCTGTTCGGTCCCGTCGTCGTCCGCGCCGACGGCCGTGCCATCCACAACATGTATATCCTGAAAGTTAAGGACCCGAAGTCGTCGAAGAGCAAGTGGGACATTCTGGAGAATGTCGGCGTGCTCAGCGGACCGGAGGCGTTCCGGCCGGTCGATCAGGGCGGATGCGCGCTCGTCGAGCAGTCGAAGAGCAACTGA
- a CDS encoding acyl-CoA dehydrogenase family protein, with protein sequence MKDAASADAVTAIWQKLVGQGIAALGANPEEGGLREILVVMAELGRAACPAPMGATALANLVLAAATDDIALELRKRLHAGAACVAVSFGGLDPDPGAGTVQLSGGAASGLLRFVEAAGSATHLLVPVDASRLALVDLNAAGVSRVPTRAMGAWGSWEVKLDSVPVRLIDFETPSVDDLRLVARTALLARAHGAARRAFELVVDYARERQQFGQPIGKFQAIQHKLANCLIDLEGVRLVLHHTARLYEARDPHWRYFADCASAFASAALRRVSLETQHAFGAIGYAEEHEAPHHFKRVHLDTIALGGAAHARRALASHLFDDGGAGLPEYDLGPAGNALREQVREWLAQHWSGDAKSAFDGRPFAKREFDAAFAREIGQTGWIGLGWPEKFGGQARSPLEQIAFMETMERGEAPRIGASIQANALMMFGTAEQQAKYLPEILRGEAMHGMGYSEPQAGSDLAALRTSAERDGDHWVITGQKIWTTTWWGKYMFLAARTDKQAKPPHAGISMFIVPMNTPGITIRPATTMYDGSFANIFYDDVRIPLENLVGEVNGGWKVLTGALAFERGLVGGGIVLKVAHAFEQLRRHVLNSGAGSDPIIRDRMATLASEIEVGRQLMMYCAELASDGVTPPEYGAISKVFSGELMERFGEAALDLLGSRAALSEQMPDAIDNGRFEQNLRHSLMWVISIGTNEIQRSLIAQRALGLPR encoded by the coding sequence ATGAAGGACGCGGCGTCCGCTGATGCGGTCACCGCGATCTGGCAGAAGCTGGTTGGGCAGGGGATTGCGGCGCTCGGCGCCAATCCGGAGGAGGGCGGCCTTCGCGAAATCCTGGTGGTGATGGCCGAGCTCGGCCGCGCCGCCTGTCCCGCGCCGATGGGTGCCACAGCGCTCGCCAATCTTGTGCTTGCGGCCGCCACCGATGACATCGCGCTGGAGTTGCGGAAGCGGCTTCATGCCGGCGCGGCCTGCGTTGCGGTTTCGTTTGGTGGCCTCGACCCGGATCCCGGCGCGGGCACGGTCCAGCTCAGCGGCGGCGCAGCGTCGGGACTGCTTCGCTTCGTCGAGGCGGCGGGAAGTGCCACGCATCTGCTGGTGCCGGTCGATGCGTCGCGACTGGCGCTGGTCGATCTCAACGCGGCCGGCGTAAGCCGCGTGCCGACCCGAGCGATGGGCGCGTGGGGAAGTTGGGAGGTCAAGCTCGACTCGGTCCCGGTCAGGCTGATCGATTTCGAAACCCCCAGCGTGGACGATCTCCGGCTGGTGGCAAGGACAGCGCTGCTGGCCCGCGCACACGGTGCTGCCCGGCGCGCGTTCGAGCTGGTCGTGGACTACGCCAGGGAACGCCAGCAGTTCGGGCAGCCGATCGGAAAGTTTCAGGCGATCCAGCACAAGCTCGCCAACTGCCTGATCGATCTCGAAGGCGTGCGGCTCGTGCTGCATCACACCGCGCGGCTGTACGAGGCGCGGGATCCCCACTGGCGCTATTTTGCCGATTGCGCGTCGGCTTTCGCGAGCGCGGCGTTGCGGCGCGTTTCGCTGGAGACGCAGCACGCCTTCGGTGCCATCGGCTATGCCGAGGAGCATGAAGCGCCGCATCATTTCAAGCGCGTCCATCTCGATACCATTGCGCTCGGCGGCGCCGCGCACGCCAGGCGCGCGCTTGCATCGCATTTGTTCGACGATGGCGGCGCCGGGCTGCCGGAGTACGATCTCGGTCCAGCCGGCAATGCGCTGCGGGAACAAGTCAGGGAATGGCTCGCCCAGCATTGGTCCGGCGACGCAAAGTCCGCCTTTGACGGCCGGCCGTTCGCCAAGCGCGAGTTCGACGCCGCGTTCGCGCGGGAGATCGGCCAGACCGGCTGGATTGGCCTCGGCTGGCCGGAAAAATTCGGTGGCCAGGCGCGTTCGCCGCTGGAGCAGATCGCCTTCATGGAGACGATGGAGCGCGGCGAGGCGCCGCGGATCGGCGCGTCGATCCAGGCCAACGCGCTGATGATGTTCGGCACTGCCGAGCAACAGGCAAAATATCTGCCGGAGATCCTGCGTGGCGAGGCCATGCACGGCATGGGCTACAGCGAACCGCAGGCGGGATCCGACCTTGCCGCGCTACGCACCAGCGCGGAGCGGGACGGCGATCACTGGGTGATCACCGGCCAGAAGATCTGGACCACGACGTGGTGGGGCAAGTACATGTTCCTCGCCGCGCGGACCGACAAGCAGGCGAAGCCGCCGCATGCCGGCATCAGCATGTTCATCGTGCCGATGAATACGCCGGGGATCACGATCCGCCCCGCGACCACGATGTATGACGGCTCGTTCGCCAACATCTTCTACGACGACGTGCGGATCCCGCTGGAGAACCTGGTCGGCGAGGTGAATGGCGGCTGGAAGGTCTTGACCGGCGCGCTCGCCTTCGAGCGCGGCCTGGTCGGCGGCGGCATCGTGCTCAAGGTCGCGCATGCCTTCGAGCAGTTGCGTCGGCACGTGCTGAACAGCGGCGCCGGGAGCGATCCGATCATTCGCGACCGGATGGCGACGCTTGCGAGCGAGATCGAGGTCGGCCGCCAGCTCATGATGTATTGCGCCGAGCTAGCGTCCGACGGCGTCACGCCGCCCGAGTATGGCGCGATCAGCAAGGTGTTTTCCGGTGAGCTGATGGAGCGCTTCGGTGAGGCGGCGCTCGATCTGCTCGGCTCCCGCGCCGCGCTGTCCGAGCAGATGCCTGATGCGATCGACAACGGCCGGTTCGAGCAGAATTTGCGGCACTCGTTGATGTGGGTGATCAGCATCGGCACCAACGAGATCCAGCGCAGCTTGATCGCGCAGCGCGCGCTCGGCCTGCCGAGATAG
- a CDS encoding cytochrome P450 translates to MLDIALDNTIADHKTYGNVDLQHRIFAGLRRDDPIHWTQPDGYRPFWTIARHADIIEIERQPDRFINAPRTKLLSIEFESKVREAMNGRPMLVRALPQMDNPDHAKYQKLTHAWFQPRHIRTLAERMEALAKESVDRLLAFGGACDFYSEIAIYYPLRVLMTILGLPRSDEQRLLKITQAYFGGGDPEMQKGSDLIDATIAYVDYFKDVAQERRQNPKDDVATVVATSEIDGRPIEDFEAYSYYIALASAGHDTTSATIAGGLLALIENPDWIDRLRNDSGLVPDAAEEMVRWVSPVKHFFRTAAVDYEIRGKTIKAGDSLFISYPSGNRDEEAFDRPFEFIPDRSPNRHLGYGYGIHACIGRHLAKAEIVAFFRELVGRVDRIELAGEPAWTETSFLGGVKRLPVRCRAR, encoded by the coding sequence ATGCTTGACATCGCGTTGGACAATACGATTGCCGACCACAAGACCTACGGGAACGTCGACCTGCAGCATCGCATCTTTGCAGGCTTGCGGCGTGACGATCCGATCCATTGGACGCAGCCCGACGGCTACCGTCCATTCTGGACGATCGCCAGACATGCCGACATCATCGAGATCGAACGCCAGCCCGATCGCTTCATCAATGCGCCGCGCACCAAGCTGCTCAGCATCGAGTTCGAGAGCAAGGTGAGGGAAGCGATGAACGGCAGGCCCATGCTGGTCCGGGCGCTGCCGCAGATGGATAATCCTGATCACGCCAAGTATCAGAAGTTGACCCACGCCTGGTTCCAGCCGCGGCATATCCGGACCCTGGCGGAGCGCATGGAGGCGCTGGCCAAGGAAAGCGTCGACCGGCTGCTTGCGTTCGGCGGCGCATGCGACTTCTACAGCGAGATTGCGATCTACTATCCGTTGCGTGTCCTGATGACGATCCTCGGGCTGCCGCGCAGCGACGAGCAGCGTCTTCTGAAGATCACCCAGGCCTATTTCGGCGGCGGCGATCCCGAGATGCAGAAGGGATCGGATCTCATCGACGCCACCATCGCCTATGTCGACTATTTCAAGGACGTCGCACAGGAGCGCCGGCAGAATCCGAAGGACGACGTCGCGACGGTGGTGGCGACGTCGGAGATCGACGGCCGGCCGATCGAGGATTTCGAGGCGTATTCCTACTACATCGCGCTTGCGAGCGCCGGCCACGACACCACGAGTGCCACCATCGCGGGCGGATTGCTGGCGCTGATCGAGAACCCGGATTGGATCGACCGGCTACGCAACGATTCCGGCCTCGTGCCCGATGCGGCCGAGGAGATGGTGCGCTGGGTCTCGCCGGTCAAGCACTTCTTCCGGACCGCCGCCGTCGACTACGAGATTCGCGGCAAGACGATCAAGGCTGGCGACAGCCTGTTCATCAGCTATCCCTCGGGCAATCGCGACGAGGAGGCGTTCGATCGTCCCTTCGAATTCATTCCGGATCGCTCGCCCAATCGCCATCTCGGTTATGGCTACGGCATTCACGCCTGCATTGGCCGGCATCTGGCCAAGGCGGAGATCGTGGCGTTCTTCCGCGAGCTGGTCGGCCGCGTCGATCGGATCGAGCTTGCGGGCGAGCCGGCCTGGACCGAGACATCGTTCCTCGGCGGCGTGAAGCGCCTGCCGGTGCGCTGTCGCGCCAGGTAG
- a CDS encoding PDR/VanB family oxidoreductase — MAEPLLELRVKRISYEAESINSYELVSPTGSDLAAFTAGSHIDLHLSGGMIRSYSLVNDQRERHRYLIAVNKDAKGRGGSRLVHDTLRVGDIIAVSPPRNNFALHEDAELTVLVAGGIGITPLLSMIRRLETLGRAWKLFYAARTQAAAAFIDELSALRPNVHANLHLDFDDQRSGGVFDLAGIVNNTPAHAHLYCCGPVPMLAAFEAATADRPTGHVHVEYFQAREAPATDGGFEVRLARSGRTIAIRPGKTILDALLEAGIAANYACTEGVCGTCETRVIDGIPDHRDQFLSKDEQAANTSIMICCSGSKSRSLVLDL; from the coding sequence ATGGCTGAGCCGCTTCTCGAGCTCCGCGTCAAGCGCATCAGTTATGAGGCCGAGAGCATCAACTCCTATGAGCTGGTGTCGCCGACTGGTTCCGATCTCGCTGCCTTCACTGCCGGCAGCCATATCGATCTTCATCTAAGCGGCGGCATGATCCGCAGCTACTCGCTGGTGAACGACCAGCGCGAACGGCATCGCTACCTCATTGCGGTCAACAAGGACGCGAAGGGCCGCGGTGGCTCCCGCCTGGTCCATGACACTCTCAGGGTGGGCGATATCATCGCGGTATCGCCGCCGCGGAACAATTTTGCGCTTCACGAGGACGCCGAGCTCACGGTCCTGGTCGCGGGCGGGATCGGGATCACGCCGCTGCTCTCGATGATCCGCCGGCTCGAGACATTGGGGCGCGCATGGAAGCTGTTCTACGCCGCGCGGACGCAGGCCGCCGCGGCATTCATCGACGAGCTCAGCGCGCTGCGACCGAACGTCCACGCCAACCTGCATCTGGATTTCGACGATCAGCGCTCAGGCGGCGTGTTCGATCTTGCCGGCATCGTGAACAACACGCCGGCGCATGCGCATCTCTATTGCTGCGGGCCCGTGCCGATGCTCGCAGCCTTTGAGGCGGCAACGGCCGATCGCCCCACCGGCCACGTACATGTCGAGTATTTCCAGGCCAGGGAAGCGCCTGCGACCGACGGAGGATTCGAGGTCAGGCTGGCGCGCAGCGGCCGCACCATCGCAATTCGGCCTGGCAAGACCATCCTCGATGCGCTGCTGGAAGCCGGAATAGCCGCAAACTACGCCTGCACGGAAGGCGTCTGCGGCACCTGCGAGACCCGCGTGATCGACGGCATTCCCGACCATCGCGACCAGTTCCTGAGCAAGGACGAGCAGGCGGCGAACACCAGCATCATGATCTGCTGTTCGGGATCGAAATCGCGTTCGCTGGTGCTGGATCTCTGA
- a CDS encoding enoyl-CoA hydratase/isomerase family protein codes for MSNYAKYECLKVEVADKVATVTLNRPQARNAINQKLIRELRTIWDDLADDHAVNVVVLTGAGEFFSVGGDVKAMSERPGGDVLEEGEVHDPMISRRGVTRQLELDKPIIAAINGDAIGLAATHALLCDITVMAEDARIGDTHVSRVGLVAGDGGTVIWPLLIGINKAKEYLIRGTLLKGHEAERIGLVNHIAPRADVLAKAREIAVELANGPTWAIRWTKLSINQIVKERVNMLLEASMALEQVTFETADHKEATMSFKEKRKPKFGQS; via the coding sequence ATGTCCAACTACGCAAAGTACGAATGTCTGAAGGTCGAGGTCGCGGACAAGGTCGCGACCGTGACCTTGAACCGTCCGCAGGCGCGCAACGCCATCAATCAGAAGCTGATCCGCGAATTGCGCACGATCTGGGATGACCTTGCCGACGATCACGCCGTCAATGTCGTGGTGCTGACAGGTGCGGGCGAGTTCTTCAGCGTCGGCGGCGACGTCAAGGCGATGTCGGAACGACCCGGCGGCGACGTGCTGGAGGAGGGTGAGGTCCACGATCCCATGATCAGCCGGCGCGGCGTCACCCGCCAACTCGAGCTCGACAAGCCGATCATCGCGGCGATCAACGGCGATGCGATCGGGCTGGCGGCGACCCACGCGCTGCTCTGCGACATCACCGTGATGGCCGAGGACGCGCGGATCGGCGATACCCACGTCTCGCGGGTCGGCCTCGTCGCGGGCGACGGCGGCACGGTGATCTGGCCGCTGCTGATCGGCATCAACAAGGCCAAGGAGTATCTGATCCGCGGCACGCTGCTGAAGGGCCACGAGGCCGAACGGATCGGACTGGTCAATCACATCGCGCCGCGCGCCGACGTGCTGGCGAAGGCCCGCGAGATCGCGGTCGAGCTCGCCAACGGCCCGACCTGGGCGATCCGCTGGACCAAGCTGTCGATCAACCAGATCGTCAAGGAGCGCGTCAACATGCTGCTGGAGGCCTCGATGGCGCTGGAGCAGGTCACCTTCGAGACCGCTGACCACAAGGAAGCGACGATGTCGTTCAAGGAGAAGCGCAAGCCGAAATTCGGCCAGAGCTAG
- a CDS encoding FadR/GntR family transcriptional regulator: MSTKSSPRAPLRARAASPTRRERAADLRAAAATSPAFKPIHTRRTFEEICERIREQLALGVLKPGDKLPPERELAQQLGVSRNVLREALRSLEMAGVLRLQKGVKGGAFIQQGDTRRMNEVMRDMLSLGTISVRELSEARVHVLDLVVRLACANARRADLDALEANIVRTELATKEGRLLDRVECSREFYKLLAASTANKVIAMIVDSVTEIHMRFVYAKVASSGVAMARLTEKRRQFLAALSDRDVNLASKLLRAHLESVQRMLEQDPGAMSLHVALADVQPGMRR, from the coding sequence ATGAGCACCAAGTCAAGCCCCCGCGCGCCGCTGCGCGCCCGCGCCGCATCTCCCACCCGGCGCGAGCGCGCCGCCGATCTCCGTGCGGCGGCGGCGACCTCGCCGGCGTTCAAGCCGATCCACACGCGGCGGACGTTCGAGGAGATCTGCGAGCGCATCCGCGAGCAGCTGGCGCTCGGCGTGCTGAAGCCGGGCGACAAACTGCCGCCGGAACGCGAGCTGGCGCAACAGCTCGGCGTCAGCCGCAACGTGCTGCGGGAGGCGCTGCGCAGCCTGGAGATGGCCGGCGTGCTGCGGCTGCAGAAGGGCGTCAAGGGCGGCGCCTTCATCCAGCAGGGCGACACCCGCCGGATGAACGAGGTGATGCGGGACATGCTGAGCCTCGGGACGATCTCGGTGCGGGAATTGTCCGAGGCGCGCGTCCACGTGCTCGACCTCGTGGTGCGGCTCGCCTGCGCCAATGCGCGGCGCGCCGATCTCGACGCGCTGGAGGCGAATATCGTGCGGACGGAGCTTGCCACCAAGGAAGGTCGCCTGCTCGATCGGGTGGAATGTTCGCGCGAGTTCTACAAGCTGCTGGCGGCGTCGACCGCCAACAAGGTGATCGCGATGATCGTGGACTCTGTCACCGAGATCCACATGCGCTTTGTCTATGCCAAGGTCGCCTCGAGCGGGGTTGCGATGGCGCGGCTGACGGAAAAGCGTCGCCAGTTCCTCGCCGCGCTCAGCGACCGGGACGTGAATTTGGCGAGCAAGCTGTTGCGCGCCCATTTGGAATCCGTGCAGCGGATGCTGGAGCAGGACCCAGGCGCGATGTCGCTGCACGTCGCGCTGGCGGACGTTCAGCCGGGAATGCGCCGCTGA
- a CDS encoding Rieske 2Fe-2S domain-containing protein — MLSHEDNERLVRVGKGTPLGELFRLYWIPFLPSADLTKDGQPKRIRLLGEDLVAFRDSEDRVGLIDQACPHRGAPLVFGRNEDCGLRCVYHGWKFDVTGAVTDMPAEPARSRLKERVRIKAYPCRERNGMIWTYMGPDRAELPPLPNVEWNLVPEAQVHISVRVQECNWLQAVEGEIDSAHAPLLHGRLDAQGTTSAWIQKRDLRPTFECIKQDFGMSIAARRNYDANTLYWRVNQFMLPFYTLVPPLSPFPDLSGHAWVPIDDENTLCIMFSYHPSEPLLPKTRQVFAEGHKGRESGHASRHALVQHPVTVPYAGYWTKYNPQNGFQFDYQAQQTTWFSGLPGLWVQDGACQSGVSPIFDRTRENLCSSDTGIAMTRRFILEALGAYRDHGTRPKGVSDPDVFMVRAVSLRLPPEDSWVDVGAPFMRARLGADFGYEL, encoded by the coding sequence ATGCTCTCGCACGAAGATAACGAACGCCTGGTGAGGGTCGGAAAGGGAACGCCGCTCGGCGAGCTGTTCCGCCTTTACTGGATTCCGTTCCTGCCGTCGGCTGATCTCACCAAGGACGGGCAGCCCAAACGCATCCGCCTTCTCGGCGAGGACCTTGTCGCCTTTCGCGACTCCGAGGATCGCGTCGGGCTGATCGACCAGGCCTGTCCGCACCGCGGTGCGCCGCTGGTGTTCGGGCGCAACGAGGATTGCGGCCTGCGCTGCGTCTATCACGGCTGGAAGTTCGATGTGACCGGCGCGGTGACCGACATGCCGGCGGAGCCGGCGCGCAGCCGGCTGAAGGAGCGGGTGCGGATCAAGGCCTATCCTTGTCGCGAGCGCAACGGGATGATCTGGACCTATATGGGCCCCGACCGGGCCGAGCTGCCGCCGCTGCCCAATGTCGAATGGAATCTGGTGCCGGAGGCGCAGGTGCACATCTCCGTCCGCGTTCAGGAGTGCAACTGGCTGCAGGCGGTCGAAGGCGAGATCGATTCGGCGCACGCGCCGCTGCTGCATGGCCGGCTCGACGCGCAGGGCACGACCAGCGCCTGGATCCAGAAGCGTGACCTGCGCCCGACCTTCGAATGCATCAAGCAGGATTTCGGCATGAGCATCGCGGCGCGGCGCAATTACGACGCCAACACGCTGTACTGGCGCGTCAACCAGTTCATGCTGCCGTTCTATACGCTGGTGCCGCCGCTGTCGCCGTTCCCCGATCTCAGCGGTCACGCCTGGGTGCCGATCGACGACGAGAACACGCTCTGCATCATGTTCTCCTATCATCCGTCGGAGCCGCTGTTGCCGAAGACGCGGCAGGTTTTTGCCGAAGGACACAAGGGCCGCGAGAGCGGCCACGCCAGCCGCCACGCGCTGGTGCAGCATCCGGTGACCGTGCCCTACGCGGGGTACTGGACCAAATACAATCCGCAGAACGGGTTTCAGTTCGACTACCAGGCGCAGCAGACCACCTGGTTCTCCGGCCTGCCGGGGCTCTGGGTGCAGGATGGCGCCTGCCAGAGCGGCGTCTCGCCGATCTTCGATCGCACCAGGGAGAATCTCTGTTCCAGCGACACGGGTATCGCGATGACGCGGCGCTTCATCCTGGAGGCGCTCGGCGCCTATCGCGATCACGGCACCAGGCCGAAGGGCGTGAGCGACCCCGATGTCTTCATGGTGCGGGCGGTGTCGCTGCGACTGCCGCCGGAGGATTCCTGGGTCGATGTCGGCGCCCCCTTCATGCGCGCCAGGCTCGGCGCGGATTTCGGATACGAGCTGTGA
- a CDS encoding CaiB/BaiF CoA transferase family protein — MDKKATAPLEGLRVLDFSIMLAGPYCARLLADVGADVIKIEPPEGDDMRLRTPLRDGHSTYFGQLNAGKRSLALDLKNADAIKLVHQLVAETDILVENFRPGVMDRLGLGYEALRVINPRLIYCSISGYGQSGPAAERAAYAMIVHAESGLDQSLARYAGDRERPASGAIFVADVLGGIFGYSAIQTALVQRTRTGEGQRIDVALMDCMLNLLVYELQEAQFPIRAPRPTYGPVRTRDGDILIAPVTPRNFSALCEVTGQAELTSDPRFATIPARGANWTAMMQVIEKWTERHTVRECIDALDRAGVPCAEYRTPGAALSDPHLVQRGAFAKVTDGAGEFVGVNAPWKMSAADTTIGNEVPAIGAQRDEVLTRVLGLSGEAIARLAETGAFGSRGETRL, encoded by the coding sequence ATGGACAAGAAAGCCACGGCGCCGCTCGAAGGCCTGCGCGTGCTCGATTTTTCGATCATGCTGGCGGGACCGTATTGCGCGCGGCTGCTTGCCGATGTCGGCGCCGACGTCATCAAGATCGAGCCGCCTGAGGGCGACGACATGCGGCTGCGGACCCCGCTGCGCGATGGCCACAGCACCTATTTCGGCCAGCTCAACGCCGGCAAGCGCAGCCTGGCGCTCGACCTCAAGAACGCCGACGCCATCAAGCTCGTGCATCAGCTGGTCGCGGAGACCGACATCCTGGTCGAGAATTTCCGCCCCGGCGTGATGGATCGCCTCGGGCTCGGCTATGAGGCGCTGCGCGTGATCAATCCGCGGCTGATCTATTGCTCGATCTCGGGCTACGGGCAGTCCGGCCCTGCTGCCGAGCGCGCGGCCTATGCCATGATCGTGCACGCCGAGAGCGGCCTCGATCAGTCGCTGGCGCGCTATGCCGGCGACCGGGAGCGGCCGGCGTCCGGCGCGATCTTCGTTGCCGACGTGCTTGGCGGTATCTTCGGCTATTCCGCGATCCAGACGGCCTTGGTTCAACGCACGCGCACCGGAGAGGGCCAACGGATCGACGTCGCGCTGATGGATTGCATGCTGAACCTGCTGGTCTACGAACTGCAGGAGGCGCAATTCCCGATCCGCGCGCCGCGGCCGACCTATGGCCCGGTCCGCACCCGCGACGGTGATATCCTGATCGCTCCGGTCACGCCGCGCAATTTTTCCGCGCTGTGCGAGGTGACGGGGCAGGCCGAACTGACCAGCGATCCCCGCTTTGCGACGATCCCGGCGCGCGGCGCCAACTGGACCGCCATGATGCAGGTGATCGAGAAATGGACTGAGCGGCACACGGTGCGCGAATGCATCGATGCACTCGATCGTGCCGGCGTTCCCTGCGCGGAATACCGGACACCAGGCGCGGCGCTGAGCGATCCGCATCTGGTGCAGCGCGGTGCCTTCGCGAAAGTGACGGATGGCGCCGGCGAGTTCGTCGGCGTCAATGCACCGTGGAAGATGTCGGCGGCGGATACGACAATCGGCAATGAAGTCCCGGCCATCGGCGCGCAGCGGGACGAGGTGTTGACGCGTGTGCTCGGCCTGTCCGGCGAGGCGATCGCGCGACTTGCCGAAACGGGAGCATTTGGAAGCCGCGGAGAGACGCGCCTGTAG
- a CDS encoding MarR family winged helix-turn-helix transcriptional regulator, with protein sequence MAANTATKADAAAQLAHDWQLEGGIGFLIRLLEARYDGLYQSMTRQSDITPRQFGVLMALYQMGALTPSVLADRISCDRNTLSEMLKRMVERRLVSKKTHPDDRRSLQVQITAKGEEALLAVVPVAAELQNVMLAPLRKEDRAHFLKCLLAIAKAPPPVTSADD encoded by the coding sequence ATGGCGGCCAACACGGCAACGAAGGCAGACGCAGCCGCGCAACTTGCCCACGACTGGCAACTCGAGGGCGGCATCGGATTTCTGATCCGGCTGCTGGAGGCCCGCTACGACGGGCTTTATCAGAGCATGACGCGTCAGAGCGACATCACGCCGCGCCAGTTCGGCGTGCTGATGGCGCTGTACCAGATGGGCGCCCTCACCCCCTCCGTGCTGGCAGATCGTATCAGTTGCGATCGCAACACGCTCAGCGAAATGCTGAAGCGGATGGTCGAGCGCAGGCTGGTCTCGAAGAAGACCCATCCGGACGATCGCCGCTCGCTCCAGGTGCAGATCACCGCCAAGGGCGAGGAAGCGTTGCTGGCGGTCGTTCCGGTCGCAGCCGAGTTGCAGAACGTCATGCTCGCCCCGCTGCGCAAGGAAGACCGCGCGCATTTCCTCAAATGCCTGTTGGCGATCGCCAAGGCCCCGCCGCCGGTCACGTCCGCGGACGATTGA
- a CDS encoding type II toxin-antitoxin system HicB family antitoxin gives MDLRELLSIPYLLEAEAVETAPGQWLIRLAYPELPGCTAEADVVEDALRNLERRRIEIIVGMVEQGKQPPIPRQPLTASDPLWTAQDLGLSQRIAALLGGARPMPSN, from the coding sequence TTGGACCTGCGTGAGCTGTTGTCGATTCCCTATCTGCTCGAGGCGGAGGCGGTGGAAACCGCACCGGGCCAGTGGTTGATCCGTCTCGCCTATCCCGAGCTGCCGGGCTGTACCGCCGAAGCTGATGTCGTCGAGGATGCGCTGCGGAACCTCGAACGGCGCCGCATCGAGATCATCGTGGGCATGGTGGAGCAGGGCAAACAGCCTCCGATCCCGCGACAGCCGCTCACGGCATCCGACCCACTCTGGACCGCACAGGATCTCGGCCTGTCCCAGCGCATCGCCGCGCTGCTCGGCGGCGCGCGCCCAATGCCATCGAATTGA